In Centropristis striata isolate RG_2023a ecotype Rhode Island chromosome 5, C.striata_1.0, whole genome shotgun sequence, a single genomic region encodes these proteins:
- the wu:fa11c10 gene encoding protein FAM110A, translated as MPVETLRPSDGRLAGVPFTSAMPFRILNKGPDYFRRQAEPGTRKLSAVERLEADKAKYVKSQQVALTRQAPIKPPIIRKPLIPPGMMLQCQISTPPARKVPRCPADVENGGGRDGPGGRRGPALNLDILNNLINDVCDGPMPCSQSSSSTSPSSSSPSSGAKSISSSLSAEQERSNRLLNNLKPMNHGTINSSSTSSCTSSPLNNNLRIPAAEPARRPPPIPARVPRIGVPAPYSSPNSVTVRRVDVRPQAEIRKPQRALLQPQLRPRQTAQGQVAHPQVPPPPPPASSQNHPQLITPSKTLPSPPVCLPPSPMLVRAGMIPPASPAFTRISNASSKGSARKHPSLHRSKSDLSDRYSRATADLERFFNYCGLDPGEVESMGGVERFTRANSDIVSVSKLRSVSTPSSECGDEVMREREDGGEEDDEDGPARANERVPYGISVIERNARVIKWLYGIRQARDTNNAVSNV; from the coding sequence ATGCCGGTGGAGACCCTGCGGCCGTCTGACGGCCGTCTGGCTGGGGTTCCCTTTACCTCCGCCATGCCCTTCAGGATACTTAACAAGGGCCCGGACTACTTCCGTCGCCAGGCCGAGCCCGGGACCCGTAAACTGAGTGCTGTGGAGCGCCTGGAGGCCGACAAGGCCAAGTACGTGAAGAGCCAGCAGGTGGCCCTCACACGCCAGGCCCCCATCAAACCACCAATCATCCGCAAGCCCCTCATCCCTCCGGGGATGATGCTCCAGTGTCAGATCAGCACTCCTCCTGCCCGCAAAGTCCCCCGCTGCCCGGCCGACGTGGAGAACggaggagggagagatggaCCAGGAGGAAGACGAGGACCTGCTCTGAACTTGGATATTCTGAATAATCTAATAAATGATGTATGTGATGGACCAATGCCCTGCTCGCagtcctcttcctccacctccccctcctcttcatctccttcGTCAGGCGCTAAGAGCATCAGCAGCAGCCTGTCAGCAGAACAAGAGAGGAGCAACCGGCTCCTCAACAACCTCAAACCGATGAATCACGGCACCATTAACTCCtcatccacctcctcctgcacctcctctccACTCAACAATAACCTCCGGATCCCTGCAGCAGAACCCGCCCGCCGTCCGCCCCCTATTCCAGCACGTGTGCCCCGTATTGGGGTTCCGGCCCCCTATAGCTCCCCTAACTCTGTGACGGTGCGCAGGGTGGACGTTCGGCCCCAGGCTGAGATACGGAAGCCTCAGAGGGCCCTGCTGCAGCCCCAACTAAGGCCCAGACAGACTGCCCAGGGCCAAGTGGCACACCCCCAGGtcccacctccaccacctcctgcaTCCTCCCAGAACCACCCCCAGCTCATCACCCCCTCAAAAACCCTCCCGTCCCCTCCAGTCTGCCTGCCCCCTAGTCCCATGCTGGTCCGAGCCGGCATGATCCCGCCAGCCTCCCCCGCTTTCACCCGCATCTCAAACGCCAGCTCCAAGGGCTCTGCCCGTAAGCACCCATCCCTGCACCGCTCCAAGTCGGACCTGAGCGACCGCTACTCCCGCGCCACGGCCGACCTGGAGCGATTCTTCAACTACTGCGGGCTGGACCCGGGGGAGGTGGAGAGCATGGGCGGAGTGGAGCGCTTCACAAGAGCCAACTCGGACATCGTGTCCGTTTCCAAGTTACGCAGCGTCAGCACGCCCAGCTCGGAGTGCGGAGACGAGGTCATGCGGGAGAGGGAGGACGGGGGGGAGGAGGATGACGAGGACGGGCCCGCCAGAGCCAACGAGCGGGTCCCCTACGGCATCTCGGTCATCGAGAGGAACGCTAGAGTCATCAAGTGGCTGTACGGCATCCGTCAGGCGCGGGACACTAATAACGCCGTCTCGAACGTATAG